A window of Halomonas sp. GFAJ-1 contains these coding sequences:
- a CDS encoding agmatinase gives MPSLYGDVISTFMGVPKAIDPKATDAEVVVSGVPFDLACSGRSGTRMGPNAIRQSTANLIWEGKRWPWDFALEDRLRVCDAGNLDYAYGEPESLVDNLETHAMRWLKAGKKMLTLGGDHYISLPLLRAHAREHGPLALIHFDAHTDTYEQGTRFDHGTIFHHALKEGLVVPEHSLQIGIRTSYDRHNHPYEVLDADWVNDHGAAAVLERIRARVGHHPAYVSLDIDGLDPAYAPGTGTPVCGGMTTDLMLKVIRGMVGMDLVGMDVVEVNPAYDHGDITSLAAATLGLEFLYTLAASKSA, from the coding sequence ATGCCCAGCTTATATGGCGATGTTATCTCAACCTTTATGGGCGTACCCAAAGCTATTGATCCCAAAGCGACCGATGCTGAGGTAGTGGTAAGCGGTGTACCCTTTGACTTGGCGTGCTCTGGCCGGTCGGGCACCCGCATGGGGCCCAACGCCATTCGTCAAAGTACCGCCAATTTAATTTGGGAAGGCAAACGCTGGCCTTGGGATTTTGCCCTGGAAGATCGTCTGCGGGTGTGCGATGCGGGCAATCTGGACTATGCCTACGGCGAGCCGGAAAGCTTGGTAGATAACCTTGAAACCCATGCGATGCGTTGGCTAAAAGCGGGTAAAAAAATGCTCACCCTGGGCGGCGACCACTACATCAGCCTCCCGCTGCTGCGTGCCCATGCTCGGGAACATGGCCCGCTGGCACTGATCCATTTTGATGCCCATACCGACACCTATGAGCAAGGCACACGCTTTGACCACGGCACCATTTTCCACCACGCCTTAAAAGAGGGGCTGGTGGTGCCTGAGCACTCACTACAAATTGGCATTCGCACCAGCTACGACCGTCACAATCACCCTTACGAAGTGCTGGATGCCGACTGGGTGAACGACCACGGCGCCGCTGCGGTGTTGGAGCGCATCCGAGCCCGCGTGGGTCATCATCCGGCCTATGTGAGCTTGGACATCGACGGCTTAGACCCCGCCTATGCCCCCGGCACTGGCACACCCGTCTGCGGTGGTATGACCACTGATTTAATGCTGAAAGTGATACGCGGCATGGTAGGGATGGACTTGGTAGGAATGGACGTAGTGGAAGTAAACCCTGCTTACGACCACGGTGATATCACATCGCTTGCCGCGGCCACGCTGGGGCTTGAGTTTTTATACACGCTGGCCGCGTCTAAAAGCGCTTAA
- a CDS encoding O-acetylhomoserine aminocarboxypropyltransferase (catalyzes the formation of L-methionine and acetate from O-acetyl-L-homoserine and methanethiol): MKPETIALHHGYAPDSQNAVAVPIHQTTSFSFDSAQHAADLFDLKVEGNIYSRIMNPTCAVLEQRVAALEGGIAGLAVASGMAAITYAIQTIAEAGDNIVSISELYGGTYNLFAHTLPRQGIQVRFADKDDIDGIEALIDERTKAVFCESIGNPSGGVVDLQKLADAAHRHGVPVIVDNTTATPFLCRPIEHGADIVVHSATKYIGGHGTTVGGVIVDSGKFPWAENAKRFALLNEPDISYHGVSYTRDVGEAAFIARARVVPLRNMGAALSAQAAWNLLQGLETLSLRIERICANALAVAKHLESHPLVKWVHYAGLENHPDHALAQRYMHGHASGILSFGIAGGQAAGERFYDALSLILRLVNIGDAKSCSSIPASTTHRQLNEQELKAAGVSPDMVRLSIGIEHIDDLLADIDQALAASQG, translated from the coding sequence ATGAAGCCTGAAACCATTGCTCTCCACCATGGCTATGCGCCTGATTCACAAAACGCCGTTGCTGTGCCGATCCACCAGACCACGTCGTTTTCATTTGATAGCGCCCAGCACGCGGCGGATCTGTTTGATCTGAAAGTGGAAGGGAATATTTACTCGCGGATTATGAACCCAACCTGCGCCGTGCTGGAGCAGCGGGTGGCTGCGCTGGAAGGAGGCATTGCGGGTTTGGCGGTGGCCTCTGGCATGGCAGCCATTACCTACGCGATCCAAACCATCGCTGAAGCGGGCGATAATATCGTCTCGATTAGCGAGCTGTATGGCGGCACTTACAACTTGTTTGCCCACACTTTGCCACGCCAAGGCATCCAAGTGCGGTTTGCCGATAAAGACGATATCGACGGCATTGAAGCGCTGATTGATGAGCGTACCAAAGCGGTTTTTTGCGAGAGCATCGGCAATCCATCCGGTGGCGTGGTAGACCTGCAAAAGCTGGCTGACGCAGCGCATCGCCATGGTGTGCCGGTGATTGTGGATAACACCACTGCCACGCCGTTTTTATGTCGGCCGATCGAGCACGGGGCGGATATCGTCGTTCACTCGGCTACTAAGTATATTGGCGGCCATGGCACTACTGTCGGCGGTGTGATTGTTGATTCAGGCAAGTTCCCCTGGGCGGAAAATGCGAAACGTTTTGCGCTGCTGAACGAGCCGGATATCTCCTACCATGGGGTGAGCTATACCCGTGATGTCGGCGAGGCAGCGTTTATCGCCCGTGCCCGAGTAGTACCGCTGCGTAATATGGGCGCAGCGCTCTCTGCCCAGGCGGCCTGGAACCTGCTGCAGGGGTTGGAAACGCTGTCACTGCGCATTGAACGCATTTGTGCTAACGCGTTAGCCGTTGCCAAGCACTTGGAAAGCCATCCGCTGGTGAAGTGGGTGCACTACGCGGGCTTGGAAAACCACCCTGACCATGCGCTGGCCCAGCGTTATATGCATGGCCATGCGTCGGGAATTCTTAGTTTTGGCATTGCGGGCGGCCAAGCGGCGGGTGAGCGCTTCTACGATGCGCTATCACTGATTTTGCGTTTGGTGAATATCGGCGATGCCAAGAGCTGCTCTTCCATTCCGGCATCTACCACCCACCGCCAGTTAAACGAGCAGGAGTTAAAGGCCGCGGGCGTTTCTCCTGATATGGTTCGTCTGTCGATTGGCATTGAGCATATTGATGACCTATTAGCAGATATCGACCAGGCACTAGCCGCCTCCCAAGGGTAG